The Clostridium aceticum genomic interval CTGGGCAGTGAAGTACATGCAATGAATTTTGAAGAAATTGCAGCACAAGCTATTAGTCCCATTAGTTGTTATGACTGTCATAAAAATACCCCTGGAGAACCTGTAATTACACGGGATCATCTAACAGTAGCATTAGAAAAAGTAGAAATGGACTTCAAAATGGGTGACCTTACCTGTGCACAATGCCACGTTGAGTATTATCTACATCCTGAAACAAAGGAAGTTATTCTTCCTTGGGATAACGGTATCACTGTAGCTGGTATGGAAAAAACCTTTGATGACATAGGCTACTATGATTGGATTCATCCTACTACAGGAACTCCCCTTCTGAAGGTGCAGCATCCTGAGTTTGAGACTTACCAAGGAAGCCTTCATAGCAGTATGGGCTTAAGTTGTATCGATTGCCATATGCCAGATATGAGTAACGATGATGGTGATTTATTTAGTTCTCATCATTGGACCAGTCCACTAAAAAGTATTCAAGAATCTTGTATGGGTTGTCATACAGGAACCCCTGATGCATTAGTAACACGGGTTGAAACGATTCAAGCTGAGATTGAATCTACTACAAACCAAGTCAGCGATTTGATTGTTGAATTAATTGATGAAATTACTAAAGCTGTTGAAAGTGGAGAACACACTGAGGAATTTTTAGACTTAGCAAGAGACTACCATCGTAAAGCTCAATGGAGATGGGACTTTGTTTTTGTAGAAAATGCTACAGGTTTCCACAATCCTCAATTCGCTCGTGACACCTTAGCCGAAGCCCGTATGTATGCTGAAAAAGGATTAGAATTGTTCCGACAAGAACTATAAGTGTCAAGAGGATTCCATCACCTAACAGATTAAAAAATATTAACCATTTCCAAACTGTTTAAATTGCTTCCGCTTCAAGCTACAAAAAAACTTAGCAAAGATGCTGAGCTTTTGAAGTAGTGAGAAATACGGAGGATTTTCAACAGTCTGGGGGCTATTTTAATAGCCCCCTTTATATGACATGAAAGGAGCACAAGGCGATGAAACAGAACAGTGTTTTAAAAGAATTTTGGAAGGCTCTTCATTCCATGAAGTTTGGAATTATTCTATTGCTTCTCATTGGTATATCTTCTATTGCAGGAACAATGATTCCTCAAAATAATCCATTACCATTCTACGAAAGACAGTATAGTTCCCTGATCTATACCCTGATTACTACTTTAAGCCTACATGATGTCTATGCCTCATGGTGGTTTATTACAATGATGGTTGTACTTTCTGCCAATCTAACTTTATGTAGCATTATCCGTTTACCAATGCTTATAAAGCAGATGACCCAATCACCTGAATTGCAATGGGAGCTGAAAAGAAAAAATTATCTGATTAAAAAGGAATTAGATCAAGATATAGATGTTGAAAAATTTTTCAAACAGGCAAGGTTCTCTAGAATAAAAAAGCTTCAAACAAAGGACGGCATGTACTATTGGAGCTATAAAAATAGATTTGGTGTTTTAGGATCTTGGTTAACACATGTGGGATTATTGATCATTATTGTATCCTATATGTTTGGGCAAATTGCTGGATTTGAAACCTATGTTTATGGCGTACCTGGTATGAAAGAAAAGGTAGAAAATACGCCATACGAAATACAGATAGATAACTTTGAAATACAATTTCGAGAAGATCATAGCGTTAACCAATATATCAGTGAAATCACTGTGCTTGATGCTGTCACCGGCAAGCAACTGAAATCAGGGGAACTTTCAGTGAATCATCCTTTTAGAATGAAGGATTTTAGTATTTATCAAAATGGTACCGGTTGGGCTGTAGACATGGTTTTAAAACGAGAGGATCAGGTAATAGCAGAGCGTATTCTGTATCAAAGCGAAATCCATGTAGATGATCATCAAAGAATTGCTCTTCAATTTGTAAATTTTTATCCTGATTATCACAGCTCCATGGGTAGACCCTTTACAATTAGCCCCTATCCTAATAACCCTCAGTTACTTTACACTGTTTTTTATGAGGGCGTACGAGCGGATATGGGTGTAGTTGCTATGGGGGAAACCATTGAATGGGAAGAATATACCTTCACCATAGGAAATCCGAGACAGTTTACTCTCCTACAGATAACAAAGGACCCTGGTATCCTTGGTGCTAAGGTAGGTGGCTTTTTACTGCTTCTAGGCATACTCTTTGCCTTTTACTTTCAACCAAGACAGCTAAAAGCTTTAAAAAGAGAGGATGGGCAAGTTGTGTTGTGGGCAGATACAAACAAGGATCAGGAAAACTATAAGGAACAAATTCAGCAGCTTCTACAAACTATATAATGAATGGAGGATCAATCATGGAAACACAAAATCTACTGCAGCTTGAAAATAGCTTTTTTAATATTGCTATATCTACTTATATTATCACAATGGTATTATACTTTTTGTTTTTTGTTATGAAGAATGAGAAGATCGGAATATACGCTACTTTCTTAATTAAGGTAGCCTTTGTCTTACATACCTTAGCCATTGCAGCCCGAGGTGTTGGAGCGGAGCGGGTACCTTTAACAAATCAG includes:
- a CDS encoding ammonia-forming cytochrome c nitrite reductase subunit c552, which codes for MKIQPKKNPWFAIIAMVALSLVAVLVFEIAIDKPPEGIVYAEDWAQQYPLQYQSYLKNAEMEKTTFGGSEPYDYLEKYPNLLVLYDGVGFSKEYLRARGHVYALEDVIHTARPKPGASCLSCKTPDYVAMINELGSEVHAMNFEEIAAQAISPISCYDCHKNTPGEPVITRDHLTVALEKVEMDFKMGDLTCAQCHVEYYLHPETKEVILPWDNGITVAGMEKTFDDIGYYDWIHPTTGTPLLKVQHPEFETYQGSLHSSMGLSCIDCHMPDMSNDDGDLFSSHHWTSPLKSIQESCMGCHTGTPDALVTRVETIQAEIESTTNQVSDLIVELIDEITKAVESGEHTEEFLDLARDYHRKAQWRWDFVFVENATGFHNPQFARDTLAEARMYAEKGLELFRQEL
- a CDS encoding cytochrome c biogenesis protein ResB, with translation MKQNSVLKEFWKALHSMKFGIILLLLIGISSIAGTMIPQNNPLPFYERQYSSLIYTLITTLSLHDVYASWWFITMMVVLSANLTLCSIIRLPMLIKQMTQSPELQWELKRKNYLIKKELDQDIDVEKFFKQARFSRIKKLQTKDGMYYWSYKNRFGVLGSWLTHVGLLIIIVSYMFGQIAGFETYVYGVPGMKEKVENTPYEIQIDNFEIQFREDHSVNQYISEITVLDAVTGKQLKSGELSVNHPFRMKDFSIYQNGTGWAVDMVLKREDQVIAERILYQSEIHVDDHQRIALQFVNFYPDYHSSMGRPFTISPYPNNPQLLYTVFYEGVRADMGVVAMGETIEWEEYTFTIGNPRQFTLLQITKDPGILGAKVGGFLLLLGILFAFYFQPRQLKALKREDGQVVLWADTNKDQENYKEQIQQLLQTI